A DNA window from Brenneria izadpanahii contains the following coding sequences:
- the gloB gene encoding hydroxyacylglutathione hydrolase: MNLISIAALQDNYIWLLSNKENHCVIVDPGEAQPVLDALNKHQLTPDAILLTHHHQDHVGGVAAIVGHYANLLVFGPQETRKSGATNIVEEGNTLSLLNSDFSVLSVPGHTAGHIAYYTHPFLFCGDTLFSGGCGRIFEGTPKQMYDSIEKISKLPDDTLICCAHEYTLSNLKFSNVIWPEEPTIKAYLHKISQIREKSQSTLPTTLGLERKINLFLRCHEIDLKRKISDEPESIENWQAFAQLRSKKDCF; this comes from the coding sequence ATGAATCTTATCAGTATTGCGGCACTTCAGGACAACTACATTTGGTTACTGAGTAATAAAGAAAACCACTGCGTTATCGTCGATCCCGGCGAAGCGCAGCCGGTATTGGACGCGCTCAACAAACATCAACTTACGCCCGATGCGATTTTACTGACTCATCACCATCAAGACCATGTCGGAGGCGTTGCCGCTATTGTCGGGCATTATGCGAATCTGCTGGTATTTGGTCCCCAGGAAACGCGGAAAAGCGGTGCGACGAACATAGTTGAAGAGGGAAATACTCTGTCTCTGTTAAATTCGGACTTTTCCGTACTGTCCGTTCCAGGCCATACAGCAGGACATATTGCTTATTATACTCATCCTTTTCTGTTCTGCGGGGACACGCTCTTCTCTGGCGGATGCGGCCGTATATTCGAAGGAACGCCAAAGCAAATGTATGATTCAATAGAAAAAATATCAAAATTACCCGACGATACGCTAATCTGCTGTGCACATGAGTACACGCTTTCAAACTTAAAATTTTCTAATGTAATATGGCCAGAAGAGCCCACTATTAAGGCCTATCTGCATAAAATCAGTCAGATACGTGAAAAATCACAATCAACTCTCCCTACCACCCTGGGGTTGGAGCGAAAAATCAACCTTTTTCTTAGATGCCATGAGATTGATTTAAAAAGAAAAATATCAGACGAACCAGAAAGCATAGAGAATTGGCAAGCTTTTGCCCAGTTACGCAGCAAGAAAGACTGCTTCTGA
- a CDS encoding class I SAM-dependent methyltransferase has product MKPAQTPQTVLVPASWNDISWGGYYRESLEQALLPWWPKLFGFHLLKIGPLSAEISITDCPISHQVNVAPDGERVQVIADPHHLPFAEKSVDACLLAQTLSYSADPHRILREVDRVLIDDGWLILSSFNPVSLLGIAKLIPGLNKRQPYCSRMFTQMRIIDWLSLLNYEVMHHASLQVTPWRKNKGKLNKHFPVFGCLSLIVARKRTIPLSFTPMRARLCKVPLRRTVGVTKIFRNR; this is encoded by the coding sequence ATGAAGCCAGCACAAACGCCTCAAACTGTCTTGGTTCCCGCTTCGTGGAACGACATTTCCTGGGGAGGATACTATCGTGAATCGCTTGAGCAGGCATTGCTCCCCTGGTGGCCGAAGTTATTCGGTTTTCATTTGTTGAAAATAGGGCCGTTGAGCGCGGAGATAAGCATAACAGATTGCCCTATATCCCATCAGGTCAATGTCGCGCCGGATGGCGAACGCGTACAGGTTATCGCCGATCCGCATCATTTACCTTTTGCTGAGAAATCGGTGGACGCCTGTTTGTTGGCGCAAACGCTGTCCTATTCCGCCGATCCGCATCGTATTCTGCGGGAAGTGGATCGTGTGCTGATTGATGATGGTTGGCTGATATTAAGCAGCTTCAATCCCGTCAGTTTATTGGGGATCGCAAAGTTAATTCCAGGGTTAAACAAACGGCAGCCTTATTGCAGCCGGATGTTTACCCAAATGCGCATCATAGATTGGCTCAGTCTGCTGAATTATGAGGTGATGCATCACGCCAGCCTTCAGGTCACTCCGTGGCGTAAAAATAAGGGAAAACTGAATAAACATTTCCCTGTATTCGGTTGTTTGTCGCTGATTGTGGCGCGTAAGCGAACCATTCCTCTGAGTTTTACGCCGATGCGCGCCCGGCTTTGTAAAGTCCCCTTGCGACGCACGGTTGGCGTGACGAAGATTTTTCGTAATCGATAG
- the rnhA gene encoding ribonuclease HI, producing the protein MVSVSRTICRVISVLIVFVYVRLAIFTIRESLPEMLKQVEIFTDGSCLGNPGPGGYGVLLRYKQHEKTLSAGYRLTTNNRMELMAAIAALESLTSPCDVILSTDSQYVRQGITSWIHNWKKRGWKTADKKPVKNVDLWQRLDQAIQRHTLRWEWVKGHAGHPENERCDELARSAAGAPTLDDTGYNPE; encoded by the coding sequence GTGGTTTCCGTATCCAGGACGATTTGTCGCGTAATTTCAGTGCTCATCGTTTTCGTTTATGTCAGACTTGCCATTTTCACCATAAGGGAGAGTCTACCAGAGATGCTTAAACAGGTAGAAATTTTCACCGACGGATCTTGCCTCGGCAATCCTGGCCCCGGCGGTTACGGTGTCCTGCTGCGCTATAAACAGCATGAGAAAACCTTGAGTGCGGGCTATCGGTTGACCACCAATAACCGCATGGAATTGATGGCGGCTATCGCCGCGCTTGAAAGCTTAACCTCCCCCTGCGACGTGATATTAAGCACCGATAGTCAATATGTCCGTCAGGGGATCACCAGTTGGATCCACAATTGGAAAAAGCGCGGCTGGAAAACGGCTGACAAAAAACCGGTAAAAAATGTCGATCTCTGGCAACGTCTGGATCAGGCGATCCAGCGCCATACTCTGCGCTGGGAGTGGGTGAAAGGCCACGCTGGCCATCCTGAGAATGAACGCTGTGACGAACTTGCCCGCAGCGCCGCCGGCGCCCCCACGCTTGACGATACCGGCTATAACCCCGAGTAA
- the dnaQ gene encoding DNA polymerase III subunit epsilon, whose protein sequence is MSTEITRQIVLDTETTGMNKLGVHYEGHKIIEIGAVEVINRRLTGRHYHVYIKPDRLVDPEAYHVHGISDEFLADKPTYAEIADDFLDFIRGAELVIHNAMFDIGFMDYEFRMLNRDIPKTETFCKITDSLLMARKIFPGKRNNLDALCDRYQIDNSKRTLHGALLDAEILAEVYLAMTGGQTSLAFSMEGEIQRQENESEGIQRITRPTSALKVLYANDEELLMHEKRLDLIAKKGGSCLWRNE, encoded by the coding sequence ATGAGCACTGAAATTACGCGACAAATCGTCCTGGATACGGAAACCACCGGTATGAACAAGCTGGGGGTTCACTACGAAGGGCACAAAATTATTGAGATTGGCGCCGTTGAGGTGATTAACCGTCGTCTGACCGGGCGCCACTATCATGTGTATATCAAGCCCGATCGTTTGGTTGATCCTGAGGCCTATCATGTGCACGGCATCAGCGATGAGTTTTTGGCGGATAAGCCGACCTACGCGGAGATCGCTGACGACTTCCTCGATTTTATCCGCGGGGCTGAATTAGTCATCCATAACGCAATGTTTGATATCGGCTTTATGGACTATGAATTCCGGATGTTAAACCGGGATATTCCCAAGACGGAAACCTTCTGCAAGATAACCGATAGCCTGCTGATGGCGCGAAAAATTTTTCCGGGCAAACGGAATAATTTGGATGCGTTATGCGATCGCTATCAGATAGATAACAGCAAACGAACGCTGCACGGCGCATTGCTCGATGCCGAAATCCTGGCGGAAGTTTATCTGGCGATGACGGGGGGCCAGACATCGCTGGCGTTCTCGATGGAAGGCGAAATCCAGCGTCAGGAAAATGAGAGCGAGGGTATTCAGCGGATTACTCGCCCGACTTCAGCATTAAAAGTGCTGTATGCCAATGACGAAGAGTTGCTGATGCATGAAAAGCGTCTGGATTTGATCGCGAAGAAAGGCGGTAGCTGCCTGTGGCGTAATGAATAG
- a CDS encoding DUF1266 domain-containing protein — protein MLKFFYKDTFYLMRGVLVVSVFLIVIDLLCTLSQKYLHQDISRVYTLFFYIFLSILAIPVLKIGTKAFFIITTKKENNKIIQGINKNPKYPCRDEKDALLVKISGLYSITATGNGKNKNHPNFVNSIEECDLDNPTAVDLIKNALSGSYDIETDEQLKCFIYSLLDEDDYGKTHHANYQKQLAHLYRLAGKTGADITPVSDMANVDSAFNLQRAALLMRSGVTLGMLTLDEWDALKNILAQRLEENFSSLDEFIHDYMLAVYLFHHEGAMGASMILERLYGLATLQENNYFAWSAAELSRPPATLV, from the coding sequence ATGCTTAAGTTTTTTTATAAAGATACTTTCTATTTAATGCGAGGGGTTTTGGTGGTATCAGTATTTCTGATAGTAATCGATTTGCTGTGCACATTGTCCCAAAAATACCTTCACCAAGATATATCCAGGGTATACACACTGTTCTTTTATATATTTCTTTCTATTCTGGCGATACCCGTCTTAAAGATAGGGACAAAAGCGTTTTTTATCATTACAACAAAAAAAGAGAACAATAAAATCATTCAGGGTATTAACAAAAATCCCAAATATCCATGCAGGGATGAAAAAGATGCTTTGTTGGTAAAAATTAGCGGGCTATATTCCATTACCGCCACCGGGAACGGTAAAAACAAAAACCATCCAAATTTCGTTAATAGTATAGAAGAGTGCGACCTGGATAATCCCACCGCGGTTGACCTGATTAAAAATGCATTATCGGGTAGCTATGATATTGAAACTGATGAACAGTTGAAGTGTTTTATTTATTCCCTGCTGGATGAAGATGACTACGGGAAAACGCACCATGCAAATTACCAGAAGCAGCTTGCGCATTTATATCGTCTGGCTGGTAAAACCGGTGCTGATATCACGCCGGTAAGCGATATGGCTAATGTTGATTCGGCTTTCAATCTTCAGCGTGCGGCATTATTAATGAGATCGGGCGTCACCCTCGGCATGCTTACGCTGGATGAGTGGGACGCATTAAAAAATATTCTGGCGCAACGGCTAGAGGAAAATTTTTCCTCTCTCGACGAATTTATTCATGATTATATGCTGGCTGTTTACCTTTTCCATCACGAGGGCGCGATGGGCGCGTCGATGATCCTTGAAAGGCTTTATGGCCTTGCCACGCTTCAGGAAAATAATTATTTCGCCTGGAGCGCCGCTGAATTAAGCCGCCCCCCAGCAACGCTGGTATAG
- the nrdF gene encoding class 1b ribonucleoside-diphosphate reductase subunit beta encodes MTSLTRVQAINWNKIEDDKDLEVWNRLTSNFWLPEKVPLSNDIPSWGTLNSQERQLTIRVFTGLTLLDTIQNTLGAPTLMPDAVTPHEEAVLSNISFMEAVHARSYSSIFSTLCLTSEVDDAYRWSEENPSLQKKAAIILNHYRSDDPLMKKVASVFLESFLFYSGFYLPMYWSSRAKLTNTADLIRLIIRDEAVHGYYIGYKFQQGLAKADTDRQQQVKNFAYELLQDLYDNEVLYTQELYDGVGWTEDVKKFLHYNANKALMNLGYEALFPAGMTDVNPAILSALSPNADENHDFFSGSGSSYVIGKAVNTEDEDWDF; translated from the coding sequence ATGACATCGCTGACGCGCGTACAGGCTATCAACTGGAACAAAATCGAAGACGACAAGGATCTGGAGGTGTGGAACCGGCTGACGTCGAATTTCTGGCTGCCGGAAAAAGTCCCGCTATCCAACGATATTCCCTCCTGGGGGACATTGAACTCGCAAGAGCGGCAGTTAACCATCCGGGTATTTACCGGATTGACGCTGCTGGACACCATTCAGAATACGTTGGGCGCCCCCACGCTGATGCCCGATGCGGTAACGCCTCACGAAGAAGCGGTGCTCTCCAACATCAGCTTTATGGAAGCGGTGCACGCCCGCTCGTACAGTTCCATCTTTTCCACGCTGTGCCTGACCAGCGAGGTGGATGACGCTTACCGCTGGAGTGAGGAAAATCCGTCGTTACAGAAAAAGGCGGCCATCATCCTCAACCACTACCGCAGCGACGATCCGCTGATGAAAAAGGTCGCCAGCGTGTTTCTGGAATCCTTCCTGTTCTATTCCGGCTTTTACCTCCCCATGTACTGGTCAAGCCGGGCTAAACTGACCAATACCGCCGATTTAATACGGCTGATTATTCGCGACGAAGCCGTGCACGGCTACTACATCGGCTATAAATTTCAGCAGGGTCTGGCGAAGGCGGATACCGACCGACAGCAGCAGGTGAAAAACTTCGCCTACGAATTGCTGCAAGATTTATATGACAATGAAGTGCTGTATACCCAGGAGCTATACGACGGCGTCGGCTGGACGGAAGATGTGAAGAAATTTCTGCACTATAACGCCAACAAAGCGCTGATGAACCTGGGTTACGAGGCGTTATTCCCCGCTGGCATGACGGATGTCAATCCGGCGATCCTGTCCGCGCTTTCGCCAAACGCCGACGAAAACCATGACTTCTTTTCGGGTTCCGGCTCATCGTATGTGATCGGCAAAGCGGTGAATACCGAAGATGAAGACTGGGATTTTTAA
- the nrdE gene encoding class 1b ribonucleoside-diphosphate reductase subunit alpha, with the protein MATTESVITKPANTELDYHALNAMLNLYDAEGRIQFEQDRLAARRYFLQHVNQNTVFFHNLEEKLRYLVEEGYYEAEVLDQYAFSFIKSLFQQAYSHKFRFQTFLGAFKYYTGYTLKTFDGKRYLERYEDRVCMVALTLAAGNTELAGALVEEIISGRFQPATPTFLNCGKKQRGELVSCFLLRIEDNMESIGRAINSALQLSKRGGGVAFMLTNIRETGAPIKRIENQSSGIIPVMKMLEDAFSYANQLGARQGAGAVYLNAHHPDILRFLDTKRENADEKIRIKTLSLGVVIPDITFQLAKNNQVMYLFSPYDVEQVYGVPLSEISVTEKYQEMVNDKRIRKSQIKAREFFQILAEIQFESGYPYMMFEDTVNRANPIQGRINMSNLCSEILQVNDASQYDEDLGYRHTGKDISCNLGSLNIAKAMESPDFGLTVEMAIRALTAVSDMSHIRSVPSIEKGNDESHAIGLGQMNLHGYLARERIFYGTEEAIDFTNIYFYTVAYYALRASNQLAIERGQCFKGFENSKYASGEYFNKYIEQRWEPATERVRELFEQAGIAIPGQQEWAALRDAVMTHGIYNQNLQAVPPTGSISYINHSTSSIHPIVSRIEIRKEGKIGRVYYPAPYMTNDNLEYYQDAYEIGPQKIIDTYAAATQHVDQGLSLTLFFRDTATTRDINKAQIYAWKKGIKTIYYIRIRQMALEGTEVQGCVSCAL; encoded by the coding sequence TTGGCAACGACAGAATCCGTGATCACCAAACCAGCCAACACGGAGCTGGATTACCATGCGCTGAACGCCATGCTGAACCTCTACGACGCCGAGGGACGCATCCAGTTTGAACAAGACCGGCTGGCGGCGCGCCGCTATTTCTTGCAGCACGTCAATCAAAATACGGTGTTCTTCCATAACCTGGAGGAAAAGCTGCGCTATCTGGTTGAAGAGGGCTATTACGAAGCCGAGGTGCTGGATCAATACGCTTTCAGCTTTATCAAAAGCCTTTTCCAGCAGGCCTACAGCCATAAGTTCCGCTTCCAGACCTTTCTTGGCGCGTTCAAGTACTACACCGGCTATACGCTCAAAACCTTTGACGGCAAACGCTATCTGGAACGTTACGAAGACCGCGTCTGCATGGTGGCGCTCACCTTGGCGGCCGGCAACACCGAACTCGCCGGCGCTTTGGTCGAAGAGATCATCAGCGGACGTTTTCAACCCGCTACCCCCACGTTCCTCAACTGCGGGAAGAAACAGCGCGGCGAGCTGGTTTCCTGCTTTCTGCTGCGCATTGAAGACAATATGGAGTCGATCGGCCGCGCCATTAACTCCGCGCTCCAGCTTTCCAAACGCGGCGGCGGCGTCGCCTTCATGCTCACCAACATCCGGGAAACCGGCGCGCCGATAAAAAGAATCGAAAACCAATCATCCGGCATTATTCCGGTGATGAAAATGCTGGAAGACGCGTTCTCCTACGCCAACCAACTGGGGGCGCGTCAGGGCGCCGGCGCCGTCTATCTCAACGCGCATCATCCCGATATTCTGCGCTTTCTCGATACCAAACGGGAAAACGCCGATGAAAAAATCCGCATTAAAACCCTGTCGCTCGGCGTGGTCATTCCGGATATTACGTTCCAACTGGCAAAAAATAATCAGGTGATGTATCTGTTCTCGCCCTACGACGTCGAGCAGGTCTACGGCGTGCCGCTGTCGGAAATCAGCGTCACGGAAAAATATCAGGAGATGGTCAACGATAAGCGCATCCGCAAATCGCAGATCAAAGCGCGGGAGTTTTTCCAAATCCTGGCCGAAATCCAGTTTGAGTCCGGTTACCCTTATATGATGTTTGAAGATACGGTAAACCGCGCCAACCCGATTCAGGGCCGCATCAATATGAGCAACCTGTGCTCTGAAATATTACAGGTTAACGATGCCAGTCAATATGATGAAGATTTAGGCTATCGCCATACCGGGAAAGATATTTCCTGCAACCTGGGCTCTTTGAATATCGCTAAGGCGATGGAGTCGCCGGACTTCGGCCTCACCGTGGAAATGGCGATTCGGGCGCTGACCGCCGTCTCCGATATGAGCCACATCCGCTCCGTGCCGTCGATTGAAAAAGGCAATGACGAATCCCACGCCATCGGCCTCGGACAGATGAATCTGCACGGCTATTTAGCCCGCGAGAGGATCTTTTACGGCACCGAAGAAGCGATCGACTTCACCAACATCTACTTTTACACCGTGGCCTACTATGCGCTGCGCGCGTCCAACCAATTGGCGATAGAGCGCGGTCAGTGCTTTAAAGGCTTCGAGAACTCGAAATATGCCTCCGGCGAGTATTTCAATAAATACATTGAACAACGCTGGGAGCCTGCCACGGAACGAGTGCGGGAACTGTTCGAGCAGGCGGGGATCGCCATTCCCGGCCAGCAGGAGTGGGCCGCATTGCGCGACGCCGTGATGACGCATGGCATTTATAACCAGAATTTGCAGGCTGTGCCGCCGACCGGCTCAATCTCTTATATCAATCACTCCACGTCGAGCATTCATCCGATCGTGTCGCGGATTGAAATCCGCAAAGAGGGTAAAATCGGCCGGGTCTACTACCCCGCCCCCTACATGACCAACGACAACCTGGAATATTATCAAGACGCCTACGAGATCGGGCCGCAGAAGATTATCGATACCTACGCGGCGGCGACCCAGCATGTCGATCAAGGGCTGTCGCTGACGCTGTTTTTCCGTGATACCGCCACCACGCGTGATATCAACAAAGCACAGATTTATGCCTGGAAAAAAGGCATAAAGACCATTTACTACATTCGTATACGGCAGATGGCATTGGAAGGCACCGAGGTTCAGGGCTGCGTGTCCTGTGCGTTATAA
- the nrdI gene encoding class Ib ribonucleoside-diphosphate reductase assembly flavoprotein NrdI, with product MNPLVYFSSQSENTHRFITRVGLPALRIPIASDQPILKMERPYILVVPSYGGGGAKGAVPIQVIRFLNDRQNRDRLRGVIAAGNMNFGTAYCIAGDIIAQKCQVPYLYRFELLGTAEDVENVRKGVTEFWQRQNP from the coding sequence ATGAACCCGCTGGTCTACTTTTCCAGCCAGTCGGAAAACACCCATCGATTCATCACCAGGGTTGGGTTACCGGCCCTGCGCATTCCGATAGCGAGCGACCAACCCATACTGAAAATGGAACGGCCTTACATTCTGGTGGTTCCCAGCTATGGCGGGGGCGGCGCCAAAGGCGCGGTGCCCATACAGGTGATCCGTTTTCTGAACGATCGGCAAAACCGCGATCGGCTGCGCGGGGTGATTGCCGCGGGCAACATGAACTTTGGGACGGCGTACTGCATCGCCGGCGACATCATCGCGCAGAAGTGCCAGGTGCCCTATTTGTATCGCTTCGAGCTACTGGGCACGGCAGAAGACGTTGAAAACGTGCGTAAAGGAGTAACTGAATTTTGGCAACGACAGAATCCGTGA
- the nrdH gene encoding glutaredoxin-like protein NrdH, producing the protein MRITIFTKPDCVQCNATCRALDKQGIDYQLVDLTEDEQALRQVRALGYQQVPVVMTANDHWSGFRPDKISTLSQLQAS; encoded by the coding sequence ATGCGTATTACTATTTTCACAAAACCAGATTGTGTTCAATGCAACGCCACATGCCGTGCGCTGGATAAGCAGGGAATTGACTATCAACTGGTGGATCTCACGGAAGATGAGCAAGCATTGCGGCAGGTAAGAGCGCTGGGTTATCAGCAAGTACCGGTGGTAATGACCGCCAACGACCACTGGAGCGGCTTCCGCCCGGACAAAATCAGCACACTGAGCCAATTACAAGCGTCGTAG
- the speD gene encoding adenosylmethionine decarboxylase, translated as MHKLKLHGFNNLTKSLSFCIYDICYTRTAADRDGYIAYIDEQYNANRLTEILSETCSIIGANILNIARQDYEPQGASVTILVSEEPIDPRDVDNSEHPGPLPNSVVAHLDKSHICVHTYPESHPEVGLCTFRADIEVSTCGVISPLKALNYLIHQLESDIVTIDYRVRGFTRDINGVKHFIDHQINSIQNFMSADMKSLYHLMDVNVYQENIFHTKMLLKDFDLKHYLFNVDPSTLSAQERKRITDLLYHEMQEIYYGRNLPVL; from the coding sequence TTGCACAAGCTGAAACTACACGGCTTTAATAATCTCACTAAAAGCCTGAGTTTTTGTATCTACGATATCTGTTACACCAGAACCGCCGCTGATCGCGACGGTTACATCGCCTACATTGATGAACAGTATAACGCCAATCGTTTGACCGAAATTCTGAGCGAAACCTGCTCGATTATCGGCGCGAATATTCTCAACATCGCCCGTCAAGACTACGAGCCGCAAGGCGCCAGCGTGACCATACTGGTCAGCGAAGAACCGATAGATCCGCGCGATGTCGATAACTCCGAGCATCCTGGCCCATTGCCCAACTCCGTGGTCGCCCATCTGGACAAAAGCCACATTTGCGTACACACCTATCCGGAGAGTCATCCTGAAGTCGGGCTGTGCACTTTCCGCGCCGATATCGAAGTGTCCACCTGCGGCGTCATCTCTCCGCTAAAGGCGCTGAACTATTTAATCCACCAGTTGGAATCGGATATCGTCACCATTGATTATCGCGTACGCGGATTTACCCGCGATATCAACGGCGTAAAACACTTTATCGATCATCAGATCAATTCGATCCAGAATTTTATGTCGGCGGATATGAAATCGCTCTATCACCTGATGGATGTGAATGTTTATCAGGAAAATATCTTCCACACCAAGATGTTACTGAAAGATTTCGATCTTAAACATTATCTGTTTAACGTCGATCCCAGTACATTGAGCGCGCAGGAACGTAAAAGAATCACCGATTTGCTGTATCACGAGATGCAGGAAATTTATTACGGCAGGAATCTGCCGGTCTTGTGA
- the speE gene encoding polyamine aminopropyltransferase, protein MAQKEIWYETLHANFGQYFSIDRVLYHEKTDHQDLIIFENAALGRVMALDGVVQTTERDEFIYHEMLTHVPLLSHGRAKRVLIIGGGDGGILREVSRHTGIEQITMVEIDAGVVEFCRQYLPNHNAGAYDDPRFRLVIDDGVNFVNQCAEKFDVIISDCTDPIGPGESLFTSDFYQGCARCLNEGGIFVAQNGVCFLQQDEAINSHAKLSSYFSDVTFYQAAIPTYYGGIMTFAWASNHPSLRQISAETLQQRVDASGIACRYYNPAVHVGSFALPQYLLNALSASR, encoded by the coding sequence ATGGCCCAGAAAGAAATTTGGTATGAAACCCTGCATGCCAACTTCGGTCAGTATTTTTCCATTGACCGGGTGCTATACCACGAAAAGACCGATCATCAAGATCTGATCATTTTTGAAAACGCGGCGCTTGGCCGTGTTATGGCGTTGGATGGCGTGGTTCAAACCACCGAGCGCGACGAATTCATCTATCACGAAATGCTGACGCATGTTCCCCTGTTATCTCACGGCCGGGCCAAACGCGTGCTGATTATCGGCGGCGGCGACGGCGGCATATTGCGAGAAGTCAGCCGCCACACCGGCATTGAGCAAATCACCATGGTGGAAATCGATGCTGGCGTGGTGGAATTCTGTCGTCAGTATTTACCCAACCATAATGCCGGCGCCTACGACGATCCGCGCTTTCGTCTGGTGATCGATGACGGCGTAAACTTCGTCAATCAATGCGCGGAAAAATTCGATGTGATCATTTCCGACTGCACCGACCCCATCGGTCCGGGAGAAAGCCTGTTTACGTCCGATTTTTATCAGGGATGCGCCCGCTGTCTGAATGAAGGCGGCATTTTCGTGGCGCAAAACGGCGTCTGCTTTCTGCAACAGGACGAGGCCATTAACAGCCACGCCAAACTCAGCAGCTATTTCAGCGACGTCACATTTTATCAGGCGGCGATCCCCACCTATTACGGCGGCATCATGACGTTTGCCTGGGCCAGTAACCATCCGTCATTGCGTCAGATAAGCGCAGAGACATTACAACAACGCGTTGATGCGTCCGGCATTGCATGCCGCTATTATAATCCGGCCGTTCACGTTGGTAGCTTCGCGCTGCCGCAATATTTACTGAATGCGTTATCGGCTTCGCGCTGA
- a CDS encoding YacC family pilotin-like protein: MKKPALVLLLLSLMSFSSASKALNEFEAEDLADLTAVFVYLKNNCGYQDLPNDQIRRALLTFAQQNSWDLSNYGAFNMTALGEDSYRDLSKIAIPTPKKCQSLARNSLGLLAYTK; the protein is encoded by the coding sequence ATGAAAAAACCTGCGCTGGTGCTGCTCCTGCTAAGTTTGATGAGCTTCTCCTCCGCCAGTAAGGCACTAAATGAATTTGAAGCGGAAGATCTCGCCGATTTAACTGCCGTTTTCGTTTATCTGAAAAATAACTGCGGTTATCAGGATTTACCCAACGATCAAATTCGCCGAGCACTGTTAACGTTCGCCCAGCAAAACAGTTGGGATCTCAGCAACTACGGCGCGTTTAACATGACGGCATTAGGAGAGGACAGCTATCGGGATCTGAGCAAAATTGCCATCCCGACTCCAAAAAAATGTCAATCGCTGGCTCGTAACTCACTCGGTTTACTCGCTTACACGAAATAA
- a CDS encoding DUF6515 family protein, with protein MKRSLTILVALSLLLPVSAIAHPGPGGHGGPGGPGPGDWDWGPRPGMLFDRLPYGVETVLIAGLTYYVVNGIFYQRQNDRYVVVDTPPSAATATTQDGMTVLDMNGERFYVKNGFYYKRNINGEYIEVPKPAGL; from the coding sequence ATGAAAAGATCGCTGACGATTCTCGTGGCATTAAGTCTGCTGCTACCAGTGAGCGCAATTGCACACCCCGGTCCTGGCGGTCATGGCGGTCCTGGCGGCCCTGGTCCCGGAGATTGGGATTGGGGGCCAAGGCCGGGAATGCTGTTTGACAGACTTCCTTATGGAGTTGAAACCGTTTTAATCGCCGGGCTGACCTACTATGTCGTAAACGGCATTTTCTACCAACGCCAAAACGACCGCTACGTTGTCGTTGATACGCCTCCCAGCGCCGCCACCGCGACGACCCAGGATGGAATGACCGTGCTGGACATGAACGGCGAGCGTTTCTATGTCAAAAACGGGTTCTATTACAAACGTAATATCAACGGCGAGTATATTGAGGTTCCCAAACCCGCCGGGCTATAA
- a CDS encoding GNAT family N-acetyltransferase: MNASETEIDYKVNAPISSRQFIELLTKTSLGPRRPLSDSATINGMLENASLLISAWQGDTLVAVARSVTDFHFCCYLSDLAVSEEMQHCGIGKKLIQLTAQQLSPQCKIILLAAPQAVDYYPKLGFTKHDSAWIIPVKALL, from the coding sequence ATGAACGCATCAGAAACAGAAATTGATTATAAAGTTAACGCACCGATTTCCAGCCGCCAATTTATCGAATTACTGACCAAAACATCATTAGGCCCGCGACGTCCTCTGTCCGATAGCGCCACCATTAATGGCATGTTGGAAAACGCCAGCCTGCTGATTTCGGCCTGGCAAGGCGATACGCTGGTAGCCGTTGCCCGTAGCGTTACCGATTTCCATTTCTGCTGTTACCTGTCCGATCTGGCCGTGTCAGAAGAGATGCAGCACTGCGGCATAGGGAAAAAACTGATTCAGCTCACGGCACAGCAATTATCTCCACAGTGCAAAATCATTCTGCTGGCCGCGCCGCAGGCTGTGGATTATTACCCTAAGCTGGGCTTTACAAAACACGACAGCGCCTGGATCATCCCGGTTAAAGCACTGCTGTAA